The Capra hircus breed San Clemente chromosome 11, ASM170441v1, whole genome shotgun sequence genomic interval AGGTGTGTGAGCGGCTGGGTCAGCACCTTGAGGATGTCGGGCGCGTGCCCCCCGGGCTGCAGGTTGGCGGCACCCAGGATCAGCGCGCTGAGCCTCTCCAGGGGGGCTGCAGCACTCTCCAGCGGCAGCAGAACCAGCGCCGTGAGCCAGTTGAAGATGCCGTGCACAGCCGAGCCGCCGAaggctctggggtcacacagaggcagCTGGGTGCCGGCCTTGGCCACCACCCGGATTGCCACCCCGGGCCCTGCCTGCCCCTTACCCCGCTCACCTCCGAAACTCGTCCCGGTCCCCCGACTGTGCCATCGAGACCAGGGTGCTGGTGATGGATGTGCCCACGTTGACACCCATGATGATGGGCACAGAGGCCCGGACGGTCAGCACTGTGGGGGCACTGCGTCAGCTAGCCGCCGCCACCCCCCCACCATCCCGGGAGGGGAGGGGCACTCACGCTTGGAGGCCACCATGCTGACCACGATGGAAGAGGATGTGCTGGAGCTCTGCACCAAGACAGTGACCAGCACACCAATGACCAGTCCCGCTACAGGGTTGGACAGCACCACGTTATCCTTGAAGATGTCTCCGGTTACTTTGCCTGCGCCCGGGAGACAGGTGTCCTGAGGCTGGGGAGGCCGGGCTGGCCACCAGCCCGCAGCCACCTGGCGGGTCACTCACTGCCTAGCAGCTGGAAGGCGGAGCTGAGGATGTCCAGGGAGCAGATGAAGAGGTAGAGGCCGCCCAGCAGCCCGCAGGCCTTGAGGAAGCCGGTGAGCACCCGCAGCGCCCTGCCGGCTGCACTGAGCTCTGAGGACACAGGGCAGGGCGGTCCTTGGCGGGTCCCGCCCTCCCGTGCACCCCTCCCAGGCCCCTTCCTTTTCTCCCTATTCCCAGGGCAGGGCCTCAATCCCCCTTGTCTGTCCCTTGGCAGAATGCTTAGGCTGACAGCCCTATGGGGTCTCCTGGGAGCCTGACTGCCCACAGGACGGAGGAGGAGGGCCAGCGCAGTGGGCAGCCGTCCTGCTGAAGGGCCGGGTGCCCTGGTTGGGGTCTGCGGTGCGCTTCCGTGGGGCCTGTTGGAGCAAAGCCCCTCCTCGCTCTCTCCTTAAGAACCCTCTCCAGACTCACACCCGGCAAGGTGGAGCCGTGCTGGATCGACTACCCGCTACCTCCAAACCTACCTGTCCAGGCCTGTCCGGGGTCCTTCAGCTGAGGGAGGGCCCAGGGGTCCATGTCTCTGTCTTCCAGTATGGAGGCAGAACCAGAGATCCCTGCAGGGGTCGGGGTCAGCTAGGGCCAGGGACCTTCTGGACACCTTCAGCCCCGAAGCACAGGGGCTTGGGGTGAGGGATGACAGCGGGAAGGAAGGGTCTGGCCATGGGCTCTCCTGGGGACCGGCTGGTACCCCTCTCCCAGCTTCCCCAGTGTGATGAGTCAGGGGCCAGGAGGGTGGGCAGGGACGCCGGTGGAGGTTGGGACCCTGGGTCTCTGGTACCTGCGTTTCCCAGCCTCTGGTCCACCAGGCCAACTGTGTCCAGAGGGGCGGGAGGGGCCGGGCCACCGGTGAGGGGATGCGGCATGGATTTCAAGCAGGAACAGACCCAGGCCCAAACCCAGATCTGCCGGGGAGAAGGGCAGTTCACCGCTGCCCCCTGCCCGCCAGCTCTTGGGGTGTCCTGGCCTGAGACCTTCCCACCGTCCCCCTTCCCACCTGCTGTTGGCCTCAGCGGTCGGtctcccccttcctccttctGCAGGGGGATGGCTACAGTGACCCCAGGTGGCTGTTAGGTGAGCTCAGTCCGGTCTGGGGGGACAGAGTGGAGGAAGCCCTGGCTCGCTGCTGATTCTGGCTGGAGGAAGGGCTGGTGGGTGATCCAGGGTGCTATGGCGTAGCCTGAAGTGGCCGGGACTCTGGGGCGTCTCCGATTGGGTGTCACAGAGACCACTGCAGACGGTCACAGCTTAGACTTTGGCATTTGGTACCAAACAGCAACGTCTCCACTTGATAAGGGCCCATTCCCAGTGATGGGGAGCAGGACAAGAGGCTTGACGTCCCACCCCACCTCAAGGCTCCCTCCTCAGCCTGCTGGGCCTGGACCCCCAGGGTCTGGGTCCTGGGGAGCCTGTGGTAACCCCTCCCTCTGGCTGCCCCCAAACTGGTCTCTCAACCTCAGCTGCTGGAGAGTGAGGTGGGCGCTAAGCCCTGGGCCCTGACCCCAGTGTCCTGGGCCCCCGCCTGGTTCTAGAAGCTCCTACCTGTGTGGGCAGTGAGGGGCACCTTCGGGGAGGAGACACGGGCCGAGAGCAGCTGCAGGTCAAAGATCGGCTGGGCGCGCACATGACCTGCCGTGTACCGAGCCCATTAATGTTTACCCAGGAGCCAAGGGCCCCCCAGGGGTACCATCGCAGCCCTGGGTGCCGGCCTCTTCCAGGCCCCACCGTCATCCAGGGGTGAGCAGGGCTGGGCAGCCGGCCCCCAGAGCTGGGCTCCCGCACGGGGACGCCTGAGGGACATGGCAGGATGCTGCATGCTGGCCGCCTGTGGCAGGCAGGATGCTGGCACTCTGGCCGGCCGTCCTGGGACCCCCGGGAAGGCTGCTCTCATCTCTGCAGGCCTTCTCGTGCCTGTCCTGCCACGGTCACGTGGCCAGAAGgaagctctttgcaccaggtgggcGGGGAGGGCAGCAACCCCGAGGTCACCCAGTTCAGGGCTGGGCCTGGCAGAGCTCCCACCCAGCGGCGCAGCCCCAGAGGGGGCCAGCAACGGTCACAGTCACAGGCGTCCCTGCCTTCTCCCACTCCAGGCCACACTGCTGCTCAGCCCAGCACCCGAGCCCACCCGGTTCTCTCCCCAGCTGGTCCGGCCCCCTCATTCACAGGTGCCTCTTTCTGGAGTCGGGCCCCTTCTCACTCCGGGTATGTGGGGAGGGTGAGCAGCCCCACGGGGGCCAGCCCCGCCCCAGCCGGCTGCTGCCTCAAGCCCCTGCCTGCTGTCCACCAACCACCGGGGCTGGGGGACTTTGTCCCCAGGAAGGAGGAACTTTCCGACTGTCCTCTCAGCACATTCTCTGGCCTGTCCCTCCCATCCTGCCCCCCACGGCTGGGGCGGGCCCCTCGGCCCTTCCAGGGGTCCTGAGCGACAGCCCCTTCCCGCGGGGGGGAGGTGGGCGTGTGGCAGTCAGACCGGTGGGGTCTGTCTCTGGTCCCTCTGAGGGTCTGTGTGGCCACCCCCAGGAGGCAGAGGATGCCACAGGCCCGGGGAGGGGCCGGCTGTCATGAGCGCCCCTCAGCAGTCAGCCCCTGGCCTGGAGTACCTTGCACAcctacagcagcagcagccaccgtGCTTGTCCTCCCCAAACAGCACCTGACACACCGGGAGCTGGGGGCAGTGAGCGGGTGGGCTTCACAGAGGGTGAAGGCAGAGATCCTCCAGCTGGGCTCAGGGCTCTGTAAGGAGGGGCCCTCCTCCAGCAGGCCAGGAGCGGCCTCTGCTGGGCCTGCCCCCCAGCCTGCAGCCCCGGCCCGGACACTGGCCCCCAGACAGTTGCAGGAGCTGCCTCTGAGCTGCGTCCAGACCTGCCCTGGGCTCGTGGGACTCTGACAGCAGCGCCCCCGCAGGGCACACAGACCCCcatggggcctggggcctggcctggaTTCCAGCTCCTGCAGGGGTGCACAGCGCTGTGGGCACAGCTCACCACCTTAGACGGTGGCCCCAGGGCAAGAACACGGGGCTGTTTCGGGAAGCCTGTGCCTCGTGCTGCAGGCCAAGGCTCCCTTCCGAGGGGCGGCGCCGAGCAACGCTCAGAGCTGGGGGCTGCCTGGGGGATCCCAGCAGAGGCTGTGGCAGGCCAGGCAGCAGCCTCCGGGCTGGGGGAAGCGGGGCAGGGGGTCCGACGCGGGGAGGAGCCTGGCCGGTTGCTGAGTAACAGTGGGGCTGCCCTTGCAGGGCCCGGGAGGATGCGGCTCCAGGCGAGACGGCCCCCGCCCGGCCCTGATGGCCAGGAAGGCGGCCAGGTCGAGGTCCAGCATGGCCACCCCTCCACGGGGCACGGGCGTGCTCTGGCGGCACTGCGGGCAGGGGACCCAGCGCTGCTCGGGGGCCGGTGCAGCCAGCCGCCGCACGCACGCCTGGCAGACAGTGTGGCCGCAATAGAGGCGGCGGGGCAGGTGCCCGGCGAGGTCATAGGCCGAGTAGCAGACGACGCAGTCACCGCGCTGGGGCCCAGTGGCCGTGGCCTCTTCAGAGGCTGAGTGCCCCTCTGGCAGCAGCATCCTGGGGAGGGATACGGAGCGGGTAAGGTACGGCCTCTGCAAGCATCTCTCGGGTTTGGGCTCAGCAGGGGAAGTGCTCCCCCAGCCCCAGAGGACCGGAATCCAGGCCTCTGCAGGCCTGAGAGGTGGGCAGTGGCCCGTGGGGCTGGCCGACACCGGGGCCTGGGCACAGCCTCAGTCCTCGTGACTGCCGGTCGGGCAGCGCCCTGGCCTGCGGCCCGGTCTCGGTGGCCCTTGGGCACCCTCCCAGGCTCATACCCACCCCCCAGCCACTTGCTCGAGCCCCAGATCTGTCTTACCTGCATCTGCTCTGCCAGGTGGCTGTGTCCAGAACGAGGGTGGCCAGGGGCAGGCTGGGGGGACCTGGGGCGCCTGGGGCTCCCTTCCTGGGGCTCACGTTACTGGCTGAACATGGACCAGTCAGCGAGGAGGCAGGTGGTGGCTGCGGGCTGTGTGGGCTCCCCTTTCAGCCTCAAAGCGCTTGCAACTGGATCCACCAACACCGCCAACTGGGCTGGAGACGCCCCCGCTCCACCCCCCGACGCTGCGCAGCACTGCCCAGCTTCCTGCCTCGAGACCCGGCCCTGTGCCCACTCACACTCGACCGCCACTCACCACAGGAAAGCTTTCTGGCTCCCACCTGGGTGCTGCGGGCTCTTCAGCACTCGGTTCCTCCAGGAAACCTGCCAGGACCCCCACAAGCTCAGAGCCCCGAGGGGCCCCGCACTCCGTGGCTCAGCCACTGCGTGTGTGTCCGTGCTGAACTGTCACAGTGCCTTTTTGTCCCCTCGGCGTTTCCATCACAAGCTAGCCCCACGAGGAGGCCCGCAAGCACAGGCGTGGAGAGACCACCCAGAAACTCCCAGGCGCAGAGTGCTGTGGAAAGCCCCTGGCGCCCCTTCAGAGGCCACCTCCCCCTGGCATACACCTGGCCAAGGCCTCAGGGCCAGCCCGGTGGCATAGCAGGATGGGGTGTGTCagggagggctgggagggggtCAGACCCCAGAACCTCCCCCACTGGAGGAGGCCAAGGGCCAAAAGGCCCCTCCTCACTCCCACCACCCTGGCAGTCCTTGGCCTCCTGGGCTGGTTGGATGGGTTTCTGTGGCCGCCCCGGGTGGGGTCATCTTCCTGTGGGGGCCAGCCAGGGGCAGGGGCCGGGAACCTGGCATGTCTGAGTCCCCATGTAGTCAGGCCAATGACATGTCTACCCACACCCAGAGACCGGTCCTGCCACACGGCCAGTCACCAGGGGTCAGGGGAGGGCTGTCACCGGGACCCGTCCATCCTGCGAGGCCAGCTCGCCTCCTCCAGCTGTCTGCCCCATCCTGGAAACATCAAGGCACCTGGTGCTGGCCCGGACGCTCCCCCTGCACACGCGCTTTCCTGCCTCACCCCAGGCCCGAGGGGCTCAGCACCCCCGGCCTCCCACGCAGGCGTGCCGTGCTGCCCAGACAGCTGGGAGACTGGTCTGGCCCAGCACTGTCTGCCCACCTCTACAGAGCCCGGGCCCCAGAGGCAGGACAGTGGGGAACAGCACATGGCAGACGCCAGGGACCAGGGTGATCTGTGGGAAACCAGAAAGACACAGAGGCAGGGCGCCGACTCGCGGGCGGGCCGGGCCAGGTGCTGGGCCCCGGGCTCCCACCCCCGGAAACCTGCCCGCGCTGGTCCCACCCGCCACAGTGCTGCCAACCGGGCCCTCCGCCGGGAGGCTTGTCTTGGGCTCAGCACCCTGTTCCACGCACAGCATCCTCCTGCTGTCTAACTTGCCCCCAACTGGCCTTCCTGTCCAGCCCACGGGCCAAGCTGAGGCCGCAGGTCAGGTTGTCCTGAGGCTGCCCCGCCCATGACTGTCCCGCAGAGGCTGGCGGTCTCTGGCGGCATTTAGCCCGggaccctccccaaggggacagtggCAAGGAAGCAGTGTCCAGGATGGAGCTCACACAGCTTTATTGCTTGGGCCTGGGCCTCGAAGAGGCGGTCAAGGGTGCCCCCAGCACGGGCAGTGCCCAGGGCTCCATTCCAGGGGCCTGGGCCGATGTCAGCCTTCCCGGTGGGTTGGGTGCAGCTGTCCAGGCAGCGGAGCGGCCAGTGCCCGTGACGACGCCACAGTGGCGGTCCCAACTGTCCAGGCCCTGGCCACGGCCGCCTGAGCGGAGGCCGGCTGGCGGCGCCAGGCCCCGGGGCCAGCGGGGGCCGGGCTAGGAGACGACGCAGCAGCAGCTGTGGCAGCGGCAGAAGCGGGGGCAGTggcagcaggggcagcaggggCAGCACCAGCAGTGATGGGCAATGTCGTCGCCGCGCCCCACGGGCGGCGGGCCGGCGTAGGCCAGTCCTGCCGGGCGCTGCCCGCTGCCACAGGGCTTGCAGGGCTGCTGACAGGCCGGCTGGCCCCGGACGGAGGCAGCCTCCTTGGCGCCCTTGGGCCCTGgggcctcctccagaggctccCGGGTGCAGGAGCTCACCGGCAGAGGCTGCGACTCTGCGGAGGATGAGCCCGCCTTCAGCTGCTGCCCCAGCTCAGGCCGCAGGTGAGCCCTCGGGATGCTTATGTGGGCATACGGGTTCTTGACGAGTGTCTCATGGGGGTCCATGGCCCTGCTGGCAAAGGTGAGCAAAGGAGACAAAGTCAGCTCCGGGGAGGGCAGCAGCTGCATCCCCAGGTAAGCCAGGTTGTGGAAGCGCCTGAGTGTGcaaggcctgtgtgtgtgtgtgcaagatgGCAGAGTATAGGGGCCATGAGGGCCAGCATCTCTCAGCTGTCCCCAGGTGTCCGCCACCCTCCCTGAGTGGCAGGGCCCTGTGATGGAGCTGGAagtggggcgggggctgggagACACAGCTATGCTGGTCTGACCGCGGGTGGGGAAGTCCCTCAGCCCAGGACCCACCTGGAGCTGTGGTGGCGGCGAGCTGTCCTCTTGCCCAGGTCCTTGCGCCTGTGAGCTGAGCCTCCAGTAGCTGACTTTTTCCtcctggggaggggcggggcctcgggCGGTGCTCAAAGACAGGGTTCACAAGATGCCAGGAGGCCCCAATCCTGCAGCACAGCGGCCACCCACCTTTCCTTTCCTGGATGGGCGGTGGCCAGGCCTGGGCTCCCGGGGACCCTGCCAGCCTGGCTGATTCAGCCTTGACCCATCTGGGGCATGTCCAGGCCCTCCGGGAGCCGGCAGGTCAACGCAGTGCAGGACAGGAGCCTGGGTCAGGCCCGCAGATGACCTGGGGCCTGGCCGTCACCCACAGCCTCAAAGCCACTGCTTTGAAGCAGAGGGAGAGGGCTGCACGGTGACCTGAGCCTCTCGCCCGCAGGCAGAGACCAGGGCATTACTGAGCACGCTGCTCTGCTCGGAGGCTTACTGTGTTTCTAACTGATGAAAGATGTTTGGTTTGCATACCTTTGCCGATAAAACTTACTTATCTCACTACTGGCAACATGAGTTTCATACACAAGTGGCGTTTCCTGCTCATTTCTGAAACTAGTTTTGCTCTGGTCGGGCGGGGGTCGGGGGGCCCTGTGGACAACCCCCCGTCTCTCAGGGGCCGCATCCTcggccctcccacctcccccagcttCACGTCCTAGGCGGCGCCTGGCGCCTGCCACGCCCTGGGGTCGCTGTGTGCGGGGTCACAGCGGACGTGCGCTCTCGGCGCAGGGCCTGGCACTGGCGAGCTCCGCCTGGGGCGGCCGGGCCCGCACCCCTCGTCCTTCGCGCTCGGGGGCAGGGGGCGCCTCCGGGAAGGGCGGGGTCCAATCAGACGTGGTCCAGAGGCCAGCTGACCCGCGCGGCCGGTGTGGGGCCAGTCAGACCGGTCTGGGCACAAACTCTACCGACGCGGCACGGGATGCGGCGGGAACGGGGCCAGAGCCGGACTCGGGGGGCCGACGGCGCAGGCCCACCGCGCAGCTCAGGGCCCACCGCGCAGGCTCCGCGGGCTCCGCCCGCCGCCCCACAGCGTCCGCCGCggcggaggggcgggggccgGCGCGTGCGCAAACCTGGCCTGGAAGGACGCGGGCGGCTGGTGCGGACTGTAGTCCCCAGAAGCCTCCGCGCTCGAGGGTTTGCCCAAAGACCAGGCTCGGGGTCAGCGGGCCCCTTCCCGCCGGACCCGGGCTTGGGCCGCCCCGGCGCTGAGCTTCCGGgcccgggcggggcgggggctcgGGCACGGGGCGGGGCCTCCAGATGGGGCGGGAGGGGCCTGAGTAGAGCAGCTCCCCGGGCTGGACCCCGAGCCCTCCCCCGGCCgaggctgcctcagtttcccgGCCTTCGGGCCAGGGCCCCTCGCTGCCCCTCCCTTGGGCACCTGCTCACGTGCACAGCTCTCACACTCGAGTGGTGGGTGACACTGAAGGGCAGGCACTAGACTGAGGCCTCAGAGAGAGCAAAGTTGGGCCTGTGGGCCCAGAACGCCTTTCCAGCCTCCTGCCCACGTGGGGCCCTTCATCAGGAATGCCGACCGCGCTGGGCTCTGCTGCCCTGCAGGAGCTGGACTTAGGTCTATAGCCAGGGGCAATCTGGCCTGTAACAGAGCAGAGCAGCTGTGGCTAGAGGGGCTGGGTCTGTCCAGGGTCAGAAGCAGGGCCCAGTGCTGGTCAAAGGAACGCCGGCAAGCCACGTCGTGGCTACGGCAGGTTAAGGAAAGGCACTCTGGAGGCCCAGGCCGCTCCAGTTCCCTGCCCTCCCTCTCACCTGACAGCTCCTCACAGGCAGAGGGTGTGTCCTGGGGGGGCAGGGAAGTCTGACGAGGAAGCAGCTGAAAGGAATGGGGCCTTGCTGGGTGGGGTCGGGTTAGCCCACAGCTGTCTGATGGCCTGGCACCTGCTGACCTGCTAGGGTGCCGGAAAGGCCTCCCCGCCCATCCATGTAGTGCATGTCCTCCGTGAGCTGCCCCGTGGGGCCTGTCCTGCCATCGGTCTGACCTGCTGCGCACCCCTCACACCACCCATGTGTCCCAGCGTCCTGTCCTTGGAGCACTCTCCCAGCCAGAGTTCCTCCATCGTCCACGCCTTCGATGCACACTTGCCCACCCCTGCTCaccctcttctgccctcagccGGCCTGAGCTGGGCACCTGTGAGCCGGAACAGCCCGGAGGCATTCTCTAGGGGCCGAGGGGAAGGCAGTCCTCCAGAGACTCTGCCTGACGGTGGGGCCCCGGGGCCTGCTTTTCTGGGACCACCCTAgggctccctctccccttcctccctctggtATTGTGAGATCTCAGAGTACTCCTTCCCTTCCAGAATCGGGGCAGGGGGCTTGACCAGGACCCAGGGTCAGCAGGCGGGGCCGGAGGTGGGGAAGACGGGAGGCGGCCTGCCGTGGGGATCCCGACTCCCACGGGGCcagcggggggagggggaggacgaCCCCCAGAGCGGGCGCCAGGCCCGCGGCGGCTCGAGGGGCGGCAGAGAGACTGGCCCCGCCCCGCGGACCCCGCGCGGGTCCCCAGACGGGGGGTGGCGCTGCGGGCGCCGCGCGCACTGCGGTCCCCGCGCCTCCGCCGCAGAGCGCGCCACGCTCCGCACGcacctgccgccgccgccgccgccgccgcgccgagCCCCGCGCCCGCGCCCCACGCCCCCGGGAGCCGCCGCGGCCCGGCCATCGCCCGAGGTCGCCGCCGGAGCCTTCGGAGCCGCCGAGCCAAGGCTCGGGCGCCGCATCCAGGCCTGCCTTTGAGACAACCTCTGCGGAGGCGGCGGCGCGCGGCCCGGCCCGGGAACGCCAGGCTGGGGCAGGTGAGTGCGGGCGGGGCGGGACAGCGCGGGGTCTTCGCTCGCCTGCCTCCACTCCTGGGCAGAGGTCGGGCCTCGGGCGCGAGGGGCTACGGAAGGGGCTGGGTTCCGAGTCTGTCGAGGGTCGGGGTCAGAGGTCGGGCGCCCTGTCTTTTGTGCGCGGTGAGGGTGGGCCCAGGTGCTGACCTCACGCCGTCTCTCACCTGCAGCTCCGGCCCAGCCCCGGCCTCTCCTGTGCTTCCGCCGCCAACCCCGAGCTTGCCGCCCGGGTCCTTTGGCGGCCAGCGCTCAGGCTAGCTGCCTTCCCTGGGCGCCCTGTCCTGGAGCCATGGGGCCCACCTAGCCCCTGCCTGCCCGGATGTCCGGGCCCCGGGACGGCTGATCTCGGCTACAGGGGGACCTCCTGCAACGCCCCCTGGCCAGCCTCAGAGGCCAGAGACCCTGGGTGAGCCCCTGGGCCCGACCCCCGGCCCAGGGCAACCGCCCACACCCCcctgcccctctcctcctcccccaccccttcctcctccccccgcGGACCGGACCTGAGAAGCCACTGTGGCCGCTGGGGGGGGCCCTTCCCCCCAAGCTTTTGCCCGCCTCCTCCAGGAGTCCACAGGGCAGCCAGGATGCTGTCCCCTCGCTGCCCCCCGGCCCCACCCAACTCCCCCCGTCCCCCGAGCACCCAGTCTGACTGGAGACAGCCGGATGCCGGCTGACCCGGGGCCTGAGGCGGGCGGTGGCTGGCCGGGCTTCCTCATGTCCTGCCTGAAGGGCCCGCATGTCATCCTCAAGATGGAGGCCATGAAGATGGTCCACCCTGAGAAGTTCCCTGAGCTGCAGGCGGCCACCCCCTGCTTCCCGCCCGCGCCCCGGCCCGCCCCGGCCCTCGCGCCCAAGCGAGCCTGGCCCTCAGACACAGAGATCATCGTCAACCAGGCCTGTGGGGGGGACATGCCTGCCCTGGAAGGGGCGCCCTGCACCCCGCCCCTGCCACGGCGGCCCCCCAAGGGCAGCGCTGAGCTGGGCTTCCCCCGGGGGGCGCCGGCGGACGAGGTCATCGTGAACCAGTACGTGATGCGGCCCGGCCCTGCGGCCCCAGGGGCCCCTGCGGCAGCGGTGGCCGCGACCCCGGGGGAGCCTCTGGAGTGCCCGACGTGCGGGCACACGTACAACGCCACGCAGCGGCGGCCCCGCGTGCTGTCCTGCCTGCACTCCGTGTGCGAGCAGTGCCTGCAGATCCTCTATGAGTCCTGCCCCAAGTACAAGTTCATCTCCTGTCCCACCTGCCGCCGTGAGACTGTGCTCTTCACTGACTACGGCCTGGCTGCGCTGGCCATCAACACGTCCATCCTGAGCCGCCTGCCGCCCGAGGCGCTGACCGCCCCGTCGGGTGGCCAGTGGGGTGGCGAGCCCGAGGGCAGCTGCTACCAGACCTTCCGGCAGTACTGCGGGGCTGCGTGCACGTGCCATGCGCGGAACCCGCTGTCTGCCTGCTCCATCATGtagcgcccgcccgcccgccaccGCCCGCCGGTCCCTGCTCGCGGCTGCTTCAGGGATCTGGCCCTGCCCTGTTGCCCGCTAACCCCTTGCCCACCGCAGCTTCTGGCCCCACCCGCGTGGCATTGTCGCTGTGGCCAACTCTGCCATTAAAACTGTTTGCCAAAGCCTGCACCTCGTGCCCTGCGCCGGAGCCGAGGCCTGCTCACAGGCCCGGGCCGGGGGTGGAGTGGGCACCCAGAGCGGCAGCCCTGGTGGGGTCCAGGCTGAGCAACCAGAGTGAGGCCAGATACTGGGGCCTGTTCTGCTCAGTGGGGCCCAGGCGCGGCCTGCGTGTGCGTGTGTAAGCCACCTGTGTGCTCCGGGCAGGCCTGTGGGAGCAGCTGGGCGGAGCAGGGCCGGCTGGACAAAGGGAGGGCACGGGAGGGCACCTTCTCTGCGCTGGGCCCTGGGTGTGAGTGCAGCCGGGGGCATGAGGCAGCCCACCTGGGCCGCGGAACCCGCCTGACTCCCTGAGGCGCTGTGGACACAGCCCGAGGGCCCGTCTGAGCTGGGGCTGGGACAAAAGCTGGCTGCAACCACAGTGGGGTGCAGGGCCTGAGGGCCTCCTGTCCGGTACTGGGCGACTGCATCTGAAGAAGGGACTGTCGCCCAGCTGGTGAAGGAAGGGTAGAGGGGAGGGGGTGCAGAACAACAGCCTCAGTACCAGTGTCTTTTTATTGAGAGCTGCCCCTTGTACCGACGAGCCCGCGAGGCAGGGCTGTGACAGTGTCCCTCAGGCGCAGGCTGCAGGCTCAGGGAGGAGCAGTGCGGCAGGGTCGGGAGGACAGCGCCCGGCTGGTGGGGCCCTGGGCCCTTGAAGTGGAGGGGTGTGTGCTGACACCCAGCCTGCTAGGGGCCGCTGGGCTCCTGAGGCGGCCCTTTGTGGGCTGGGCCTGTGTGGCAGGGGCCCCCCAGGCTGCCTGACCTTCAGGGAACACTCGGGTCCATGGTGCCCCCTCCTGCAGAACGGCCGGGTGGGAGGCCCAGCAGCGGGGTGGGGCCTGTCCGGCGAGGGGCTCTCAGAGCCCTGGCCAGGGCCCTCCTCCAGTGCTGTGCTGGGCACAGGCGGCTCGTGTCTGGGCAGTAGGTGACTCGGGCTAGGTCAGGATGAACGCAGGTTCCAGGGCGGCCCTGTCCAGGCCCCGGGATGAAGGCTAGCGCCCTGGTCAGCCCTGGGTCCTTCAGTCGTGGTCATCGGGCCTCGGCACCTAGGCCTCCTGTCGGTCGGCAGCCGTGGCTGGCTCAGGCCCGGGCCGTGCCGGCCACAGGCGCGTGTCCGTCAGCGGCGGGAGCCGCCCAGCAGCACAAAGAGCAGCCCCAGCAGCATGAGCGGGGCGAAGACGAGCAGCAGGCCGAGCGCCTCGAGTGCCAGCAGGCTCAGCAGTGCcaggcggcgggcgcagggcCCGTGTCCCCGCAGGGCCCAGAGCCAGGCACCCAGGCGGGGCGGGCAGGGCAGGAAGGGCAGGCAGCCGCGGCCACCCAGGGCCTCTGGCAGGAAGCGCAGCTGGTAGCGGTGCTCCAGGGCGGCCCAGGGCCCGCGGCCGCGGCGGGcgggcaggggcggggtgggggcgcggggcgcggggcccTGTCCGCCCGCAGCAGCTCCTCCTGCAGCCGGCAGATCTCCCACTCGAG includes:
- the SLC34A3 gene encoding sodium-dependent phosphate transport protein 2C isoform X4: MPHPLTGGPAPPAPLDTVGLVDQRLGNAGISGSASILEDRDMDPWALPQLKDPGQAWTELSAAGRALRVLTGFLKACGLLGGLYLFICSLDILSSAFQLLGSKVTGDIFKDNVVLSNPVAGLVIGVLVTVLVQSSSTSSSIVVSMVASKLLTVRASVPIIMGVNVGTSITSTLVSMAQSGDRDEFRRAFGGSAVHGIFNWLTALVLLPLESAAAPLERLSALILGAANLQPGGHAPDILKVLTQPLTHLIVQLDADVLMGSATGNATNRSLIKRWCGTREQTAAGNSSHCGAAAGGPCPGKNGSASEGPVPCRHLFAGTALADLAVGLILLAASLLVLCSCLVLIVKLLNSTLRGRVAQAVRTVINADFPRPFGWLSGYLAMLVGAGLTFVLQSSSVFTAAIVPLIGVGVISLERAYPLFLGSNTGTTTTALLAALASPSDMLLSAVQDPVAPGLLPGSSWRLS
- the SLC34A3 gene encoding sodium-dependent phosphate transport protein 2C isoform X3, translated to MPHPLTGGPAPPAPLDTVGLVDQRLGNAGISGSASILEDRDMDPWALPQLKDPGQAWTELSAAGRALRVLTGFLKACGLLGGLYLFICSLDILSSAFQLLGSKVTGDIFKDNVVLSNPVAGLVIGVLVTVLVQSSSTSSSIVVSMVASKLLTVRASVPIIMGVNVGTSITSTLVSMAQSGDRDEFRRAFGGSAVHGIFNWLTALVLLPLESAAAPLERLSALILGAANLQPGGHAPDILKVLTQPLTHLIVQLDADVLMGSATGNATNRSLIKRWCGTREQTAAGNSSHCGAAAGGPCPGKNGSASEGPVPCRHLFAGTALADLAVGLILLAASLLVLCSCLVLIVKLLNSTLRGRVAQAVRTVINADFPRPFGWLSGYLAMLVGAGLTFVLQSSSVFTAAIVPLIGVGVISLERAYPLFLGSNTGTTTTALLAALASPSDMLLSAVQVAPWAPLPPSQRPHRCGSRRPGSHWAAAHKKR
- the RNF208 gene encoding RING finger protein 208, with translation MPADPGPEAGGGWPGFLMSCLKGPHVILKMEAMKMVHPEKFPELQAATPCFPPAPRPAPALAPKRAWPSDTEIIVNQACGGDMPALEGAPCTPPLPRRPPKGSAELGFPRGAPADEVIVNQYVMRPGPAAPGAPAAAVAATPGEPLECPTCGHTYNATQRRPRVLSCLHSVCEQCLQILYESCPKYKFISCPTCRRETVLFTDYGLAALAINTSILSRLPPEALTAPSGGQWGGEPEGSCYQTFRQYCGAACTCHARNPLSACSIM
- the CYSRT1 gene encoding cysteine-rich tail protein 1; the encoded protein is MDPHETLVKNPYAHISIPRAHLRPELGQQLKAGSSSAESQPLPVSSCTREPLEEAPGPKGAKEAASVRGQPACQQPCKPCGSGQRPAGLAYAGPPPVGRGDDIAHHCWCCPCCPCCHCPRFCRCHSCCCVVS